Proteins found in one Asterias amurensis chromosome 13, ASM3211899v1 genomic segment:
- the LOC139945971 gene encoding zinc finger protein 367-like, giving the protein MQDNMASVLTNSPQKICPNTIMRSPVRSLRLDALPRSPVSPGLGELYPWKWAESVRNVQLSPSSSCSSPGSERGFLPGRPPVQALQSPSSRGRPRAESIPELQKEGSTSGNAIRCKICQRVFPREKSLQAHLRTHTGERPFKCDYPNCGRAFVQSGQLKTHQRLHTGEKPFFCTAKGCVSRFTHANRHCADHPYATLQRESNETLMEEILRNDENSEDVNLWLQRYVETYRERIDTKQQEQQAKRKREADMTAQNGSTPKRPRAIARRRLQEQREKMLGAMALIELAHKLPAESPR; this is encoded by the exons ATGCAGGACAATATGGCTTCGGTTCTAACCAATTCCCCACAGAAAATCTGCCCGAATACGATCATGAGATCGCCAGTTCGTTCACTACGGCTGGACGCACTGCCACGGAGCCCGGTCAGCCCTGGTTTGGGTGAACTTTACCCGTGGAAATGGGCAGAGAGTGTCCGGAACGTTCAGCTGAGTCCGAGTAGTTCATGCAGTTCGCCTGGGTCTGAGCGCGGTTTCTTACCCGGTCGCCCACCGGTGCAAGCACTGCAGAGTCCCAGCTCGAGAGGCCGTCCACGCGCAGAGTCTATTCCTGAACTACAGAAGGAAGGGTCGACATCTGGGAATGCAATCAGATGCAAGATTTGTCAGAGGGTGTTTCCTCGTGAGAAATCGCTCCAAGCTCACCTCAGAACACACACAG GTGAACGACCTTTCAAGTGTGACTACCCAAACTGTGGTCGTGCCTTTGTGCAAAGCGGACAACTCAAGACACATCAGAGGCTGCACACCGGTGAAAAGCCATTCTTCTGCACTGCTAAAG GTTGTGTGAGTCGTTTCACACACGCCAACCGGCACTGTGCAGATCACCCGTACGCCACCCTACAACGAGAGAGCAACGAGACATTGATGGAAGAAATTCTCCGCAACGATGAAAACAGCGAGGATGTCAACTTGTGGTTACAGAG GTATGTGGAAACTTACCGAGAGCGAATTGACACAAAACAGCAAGAGCAACAGGCCAAGAGAAAACGTGAAGCGGACATGACGGCTCAGAATGGAAGCACCCCAAAGCGCCCTCGCGCCATAGCACGTCGAAGGCTCCAGGAACAACGCGAGAAGATGTTAGGAGCGATGGCGCTGATCGAGTTAGCGCACAAACTCCCTGCCGAGAGCCCACGATAA